One region of Manduca sexta isolate Smith_Timp_Sample1 chromosome 25, JHU_Msex_v1.0, whole genome shotgun sequence genomic DNA includes:
- the LOC115448665 gene encoding trypsin, alkaline C-like, which yields MVLIKSLTSFSADMKIALFALFMGFVAAEAVSQGRISGGSLTTINHYPTIACLLTNRDTAGHFRQNCGGTILNQRHILTAAHCLERDHPAQWRARLGSSFATSGGVLHNIAAFILHPNYNPRTIDSDIAIMRTSNSISYTNVIQAAQIAGTTYDLPDNQRVWAAGWGHIFESGPNSEQLRHVHLEVINQNICNQRYGHFTITNNMLCAGVNDNSNRGQCLMDSGSPLYHNNVVVGVCSFGMVCGDPFHPNINVRVSRFTEWIQRNSLMI from the exons ATGGTGTTAATTAAATCTCTCACTTCGTTTTCGGCAGATATGAAGATCGCTCTTTTTGCTTTATTCATGGGCTTTGTGGCGGCAGAAG ccGTCTCCCAGGGTAGAATATCCGGTGGTTCATTGACAACCATCAACCACTACCCCACCATTGCTTGCCTGCTGACAAACAGGGACACTGCCGGCCATTTCAGACAAAACTGCGGCGGCACCATCCTCAATCAACGACACATTTTGACAGCAGCTCACTGCCTTGA ACGAGACCATCCTGCCCAATGGAGGGCCCGTTTGGGATCTTCTTTCGCGAccagtggaggcgtgttgcacAACATTGCCGCCTTCATCCTTCATCCCAACTACAATCCACGTACAATTGACAGTGACATTGCTATAATGCGAACAAGTAATTCCATTTCGTACACTAACGTGATCCAGGCGGCCCAGATCGCTGGAACCACCTACGACCTTCCAGACAATCAGCGTGTCTGGGCTGCTGGATGGGgccatattttt GAGAGTGGTCCGAACTCTGAGCAACTACGCCACGTTCACTTGGAAGtgatcaatcaaaatatttgcaaCCAAAGGTATGGGCATTTCACTATCACCAACAACATGCTGTGCGCTGGCGTGAACGATAATAGCAACCGCGGCCAGTGCTTGATGGACTCCGGCAGTCCTCTTTACCACAACAATGTAGTTGTCGGCGTCTGCTCCTTTGGAATGGTTTGCGGCGACCCTTTTCATCCCAATATCAACGTACGTGTTTCCCGTTTTACCGAATGGATTCAAAGGAATTCCTTAatgatttaa
- the LOC115448659 gene encoding trypsin, alkaline B-like, producing the protein MRTLIALLALGFVAVSAGPTVPQRIVGGSVTTINNYPSIVALLRTWDWSQWWQSCGGSIINNRHILTAAHCPHGDAVGMWRVRVGSTFANSGGVVHNVNHHAIHHNYNRWSLDNDIAILRLASNIGFNQNAQPGSFAGGNYHVADNQAVWAAGWGHTQFQGSPSEQLRHVEVRTINLEVCRDRYRRAFPPRTVTDNMLCSGILDVGGRDACQGDSGGPLYHNRVIAGITSWGERCADPRFPGVNVRVQRYPDWIRNNS; encoded by the exons ATGAGGACGTTGATCGCACTGTTAGCCCTTGGGTTTGTCGCCGTTAGTG CCGGTCCGACGGTTCCGCAGAGAATTGTCGGCGGTTCGGTCACCACCATCAACAACTACCCCTCCATTGTGGCGTTGTTGCGAACCTGGGACTGGAGCCAGTGGTGGCAATCCTGTGGCGGTTCCATCATCAACAACAGACACATTCTTACGGCCGCTCACTGCCCTCA cgGTGACGCAGTTGGAATGTGGCGTGTGCGTGTCGGTTCCACTTTTGCAAACAGTGGCGGTGTTGTTCACAATGTGAATCATCATGCTATCCACCATAATTACAACAGATGGAGCCTCGATAATGACATTGCTATTTTACGTCTTGCTTCCAACATTGGATTCAACCAGAACGCCCAGCCGGGCTCATTTGCTGGAGGCAATTACCATGTTGCCGACAACCAAGCGGTCTGGGCTGCTGGATGGGGTCATACACAG TTCCAAGGGAGCCCTTCGGAGCAACTGCGTCACGTCGAAGTACGGACCATCAACCTGGAAGTCTGCAGAGATAGATACCGTCGTGCCTTCCCTCCCCGCACCGTGACTGATAACATGTTGTGCTCTGGAATTCTTGACGTCGGAGGTCGCGACGCTTGCCAAGGAGACTCCGGCGGTCCTCTCTACCACAACAGGGTTATCGCCGGCATTACCTCCTGGGGTGAACGCTGTGCTGATCCTCGCTTCCCTGGCGTTAACGTTCGCGTCCAGCGTTATCCCGATTGGATCCGAAACaactcttaa